One Thalassotalea hakodatensis DNA segment encodes these proteins:
- a CDS encoding YheV family putative zinc ribbon protein has translation MSKKRFIAGASCPKCHALDTMALFKEHDVEKVSCVKCGYQMSQPEEHVEKDTRNNEQVIGVFKP, from the coding sequence ATGAGTAAAAAAAGGTTTATAGCGGGTGCCAGTTGTCCCAAATGTCATGCCTTAGATACCATGGCGTTGTTTAAAGAGCATGATGTGGAAAAAGTTTCTTGTGTTAAGTGTGGCTATCAAATGAGTCAACCTGAAGAACACGTCGAAAAAGACACCAGAAACAATGAACAGGTCATCGGTGTTTTTAAGCCCTAG
- a CDS encoding S1/P1 nuclease — MYKLFFGAMLLFASHSSYALGKLGHQLVCQLAYEQLSTSTQHSVTALLDQVSKQDRLAINQYLRKKNDTPLTFANACTWADAIKRLPEYDKYKSWHYINVARNSKEITKSTCQKNCITRAIKIHSELLMAHKTNEQSAKALMFLGHWLGDIHQPFHVSFASDLGGNRIKVTPFKGRCNNIHWYWDECLLYPSPRSKKALTTYWLSRLNTLMPNNIKKQWQLSNEFDWANESLAIVTSKEIGYCQFHDGHCQQNNNVPFVITEQYHLAQQQQLATRMAQAATRLAARLTDVLNTKNS; from the coding sequence ATGTATAAATTATTCTTTGGGGCTATGTTACTATTCGCTAGCCACTCTAGTTATGCCTTAGGTAAGCTAGGACATCAGCTAGTATGTCAGCTTGCATATGAGCAACTTTCCACATCGACACAACATTCTGTCACAGCATTATTAGACCAAGTATCAAAGCAAGATCGATTAGCTATTAATCAATACCTAAGAAAAAAGAACGATACACCTTTAACATTTGCTAACGCCTGTACTTGGGCCGATGCCATTAAGCGTTTGCCTGAATATGATAAATATAAATCTTGGCACTATATTAACGTCGCCAGAAACAGCAAAGAAATTACCAAAAGCACCTGTCAAAAAAACTGCATAACGCGTGCAATTAAGATCCACAGCGAATTATTAATGGCTCATAAAACCAATGAGCAAAGTGCGAAAGCGCTAATGTTTTTAGGACACTGGTTAGGTGATATCCATCAACCTTTTCATGTCAGCTTTGCGAGTGATTTAGGCGGAAATCGTATAAAAGTTACGCCATTTAAAGGCAGATGCAATAACATACATTGGTATTGGGATGAGTGTCTGTTGTATCCGTCGCCACGCTCTAAAAAAGCACTAACAACATACTGGTTAAGTCGCCTTAACACGCTTATGCCAAACAACATAAAAAAGCAATGGCAACTATCAAACGAATTCGACTGGGCCAATGAATCATTAGCCATAGTGACCAGTAAAGAAATTGGCTATTGTCAGTTTCATGATGGGCATTGCCAACAGAATAACAATGTACCTTTTGTGATCACTGAACAATATCATTTAGCTCAACAGCAACAGTTAGCAACACGTATGGCGCAGGCAGCGACACGCTTAGCTGCACGACTAACTGATGTACTTAACACAAAAAACAGTTGA
- a CDS encoding SlyX family protein: MASPVAEDIIKQLEQSIEALESRNAFQDDVIEQLSQELTVHQEELSALKEQIKLLINRVKHQQAPTLMSLEDEPPPPHY, translated from the coding sequence ATGGCAAGCCCAGTAGCAGAAGATATAATCAAACAATTAGAACAGAGCATTGAAGCGCTAGAGTCTCGCAATGCTTTTCAAGACGATGTTATAGAACAACTAAGCCAAGAGCTTACCGTGCATCAAGAAGAACTGTCAGCGTTAAAAGAGCAAATAAAGCTTTTAATTAACCGCGTTAAGCATCAACAAGCGCCAACACTGATGAGCCTAGAGGATGAGCCACCGCCCCCTCATTATTAA
- a CDS encoding ATP-binding cassette domain-containing protein — protein MITAIELSLHRGVKSLIESSSFTIHPNHKVGLVGANGCGKSSLFSAFLGKLSPDAGDLSVPSQWKIATVKQETPALDCSALEYVIDGDTEYRAFEAELNSAREHNDGNKEATIINQIDSIGGYSLPARAGELLHGLGFLPEQLALPVKEFSGGWRMRLNLAQALISRCDLLLLDEPTNHLDLDAVIWLQNWLKRFDGTLILISHDRDFLDDVIGQILHIERQKAKLYSGNYTAFERQRAEQLAQQDAQFQKQQKEVEHLTAFVDRFRAKASKAKQAQSRLKRLQKLPDLAPAHVDTPFSFSFKKPDYMPYPLLSIEKAACGYDQNTIILNDTNISLVPGSRIGLLGRNGAGKSTLIKSLAGDIALVSGERYRAQELRIGYFSQHQLEQLHMSSTAIEHILRAKPTMTDLEARGYLGRFGFSGDQALAVVNTMSGGEKARLVLALIVLEKPQLLLLDEPTNHLDLEMRQALVLALQDFDGAIILIAHDRYLLESCVDEFYLVADGKVTEFNGDIDDYQKWLTDDKKTNTKTAKSEATFDKKQHRQQQAELRKKAAPLKKQAQTLENRLSNTQNQLDDVEAILAESDIYQPENKQKLTKLLKEQSQLKANIEHCEMEWLTLEEEIEKIMAEQ, from the coding sequence ATGATCACAGCGATAGAGTTAAGCTTGCACCGAGGGGTAAAAAGTTTAATTGAATCATCAAGTTTTACCATTCATCCAAACCATAAAGTTGGCTTGGTTGGCGCAAATGGCTGTGGTAAATCATCACTTTTTTCAGCCTTTTTAGGCAAGCTTTCACCAGACGCTGGCGACTTAAGCGTTCCTAGTCAATGGAAAATTGCCACGGTAAAACAAGAAACCCCGGCGTTAGATTGTTCAGCATTAGAATATGTTATTGATGGAGACACCGAGTACCGAGCCTTTGAAGCGGAGCTTAATTCAGCGCGCGAGCATAACGATGGCAATAAAGAAGCGACCATTATTAATCAAATTGATAGTATCGGCGGTTACAGTTTACCGGCTCGTGCTGGTGAGCTACTTCACGGTTTAGGCTTTTTACCCGAGCAACTCGCACTGCCAGTTAAAGAGTTTTCTGGTGGTTGGCGAATGCGCTTAAACTTAGCTCAAGCCCTTATTAGCCGTTGTGACTTGTTACTACTTGATGAACCTACCAACCATTTAGACTTAGATGCCGTTATTTGGCTGCAAAATTGGTTAAAGCGATTTGATGGTACCTTGATACTTATTTCCCATGATCGCGACTTCTTAGACGATGTTATTGGGCAAATACTGCACATCGAGCGTCAAAAAGCCAAATTGTACTCAGGTAATTACACCGCTTTTGAACGCCAGCGTGCTGAACAACTCGCTCAACAAGATGCACAATTTCAAAAGCAACAAAAAGAAGTGGAACACCTAACCGCCTTTGTCGATCGTTTTCGTGCTAAGGCAAGTAAAGCAAAACAAGCACAAAGCCGTTTAAAGCGATTACAAAAGCTGCCTGATTTAGCACCCGCACATGTCGATACGCCTTTTAGCTTTAGCTTCAAAAAACCTGACTATATGCCCTATCCACTGCTATCTATTGAGAAGGCAGCGTGTGGCTATGACCAAAATACAATTATTCTTAACGATACGAATATTTCCTTAGTACCTGGTAGTCGAATTGGCTTATTAGGTCGTAACGGTGCAGGTAAGTCGACACTAATTAAATCATTAGCTGGTGATATTGCCTTAGTAAGTGGTGAAAGATATCGTGCTCAAGAGTTACGTATTGGTTATTTCTCGCAACACCAGCTTGAACAACTTCATATGTCTTCTACCGCAATAGAACACATATTACGGGCTAAACCCACCATGACTGATTTAGAGGCCAGAGGTTATCTTGGTCGATTTGGTTTTAGTGGTGACCAAGCACTTGCTGTTGTTAACACCATGTCTGGTGGAGAAAAAGCACGCCTTGTACTGGCGCTTATTGTACTTGAAAAACCGCAATTATTATTGCTGGATGAGCCGACTAACCATTTAGATTTAGAAATGCGACAAGCATTAGTACTCGCATTACAGGATTTTGATGGTGCTATCATTCTTATTGCCCATGATCGTTATTTGCTTGAGTCTTGTGTTGATGAGTTTTATTTAGTTGCTGACGGTAAGGTCACTGAATTTAATGGCGATATTGACGATTATCAAAAATGGTTAACTGATGATAAAAAAACCAATACCAAAACGGCAAAAAGCGAAGCTACCTTCGATAAAAAACAACATAGACAACAACAGGCTGAGTTACGAAAAAAAGCCGCCCCACTTAAAAAGCAAGCACAAACACTTGAAAATAGACTTAGTAACACACAAAACCAATTAGACGATGTAGAGGCAATTCTTGCCGAGAGCGATATTTATCAACCTGAAAATAAACAAAAACTTACAAAACTATTAAAAGAACAAAGTCAGTTAAAGGCTAATATTGAACATTGTGAAATGGAATGGTTAACCCTTGAAGAAGAAATTGAAAAAATAATGGCTGAGCAATAA
- the rsd gene encoding sigma D regulator translates to MLTQLEQSKQRWGGQNQTIDNWLQERQAVLVAYCDLIDLQNSDSIAQKTPEKRKIQRFCQLLMDYISASHFEIFHDVIEQCQKKGPADKQKAEKIFPTLNKSTDLALAFNDQFAEATNIKLPDNFDLQLSTLGRAMEDRFNQEDQLLAMLHRY, encoded by the coding sequence ATGCTTACACAACTTGAACAAAGTAAACAACGTTGGGGCGGACAAAATCAAACCATTGATAATTGGCTGCAGGAACGTCAAGCAGTGCTAGTGGCGTACTGTGATCTAATAGATTTGCAAAATAGTGATTCTATCGCGCAGAAAACACCGGAAAAAAGAAAAATTCAACGCTTTTGTCAATTATTGATGGACTACATATCAGCCAGTCACTTTGAAATTTTTCATGATGTGATAGAGCAATGCCAAAAAAAAGGGCCTGCAGATAAACAGAAAGCCGAAAAAATTTTTCCTACACTGAATAAATCGACAGACTTAGCACTTGCCTTTAATGATCAGTTTGCAGAAGCAACAAACATTAAATTGCCTGATAACTTTGATTTGCAACTTTCTACATTAGGTAGAGCGATGGAAGACAGGTTTAATCAAGAAGATCAATTACTCGCAATGCTGCATCGGTATTAG
- the fkpA gene encoding FKBP-type peptidyl-prolyl cis-trans isomerase has translation MKLFKPTVVALALISVVGCQEAKKEEQAPVVLDTEVQKQAYALGTSIGMFTQRNLEQQETLGLTLDQSLILRGIEDSLAGKSAIEQEEVQALMMNLEKTMREKQQAVTEKQASEALEKGAAYLAENAEKEGVVVTESGLQYKVVEEGEGDKPNATDVVKVHYQGTLMDGTEFDSSYKRNAPIEFPLNGVIPGWTEGVQLMSKGAKYNFTIPSELAYGPQGRPPQIPANSVLNFVVELIDFKTAEEAAAEKEANAESGEGHGHDH, from the coding sequence ATGAAACTATTTAAACCTACGGTTGTAGCACTGGCGTTAATTTCAGTGGTAGGGTGTCAAGAAGCGAAAAAAGAAGAGCAAGCACCAGTCGTATTAGATACTGAAGTGCAAAAACAAGCTTATGCGTTAGGTACCTCAATTGGTATGTTCACTCAGCGAAATTTAGAACAACAAGAAACGTTAGGGTTAACGTTAGATCAATCGTTAATTTTACGTGGCATAGAAGATAGCCTTGCTGGTAAGTCAGCAATTGAACAAGAAGAAGTTCAAGCGTTAATGATGAACCTAGAAAAAACGATGCGTGAAAAACAACAAGCCGTTACTGAAAAGCAAGCAAGTGAAGCACTAGAAAAAGGCGCAGCGTACTTAGCTGAAAACGCAGAAAAAGAAGGCGTAGTAGTGACTGAGTCTGGATTACAGTACAAAGTTGTTGAGGAAGGTGAAGGCGATAAACCGAACGCAACAGATGTGGTAAAAGTGCATTATCAAGGTACGTTAATGGACGGTACTGAATTTGACAGTTCATACAAACGTAATGCGCCGATTGAGTTTCCATTAAACGGCGTTATCCCTGGCTGGACAGAAGGTGTTCAATTAATGTCTAAAGGCGCTAAATATAACTTTACGATTCCAAGTGAATTGGCCTATGGACCTCAAGGTAGACCCCCTCAAATTCCTGCTAACTCAGTACTTAATTTTGTTGTTGAATTAATCGACTTTAAAACAGCAGAAGAAGCGGCTGCAGAAAAAGAAGCAAATGCAGAAAGTGGCGAAGGTCACGGCCACGATCACTAA
- a CDS encoding WD40 repeat domain-containing protein — protein MNIAKFSILYMLLFALLLAGCQPASDEPIQRWQHAANGAYAANISDDASLSAVSSVHHGISLWDLKNNALLFQWSQQQDSADNLVLSLDIAHDNSHVLTASRQNFSLWKVKSGKSHGFWQIDGSTIRDVALSNNGKNILIGKSDGTVVHFTPSTGRRIEFLGHQEKVNTVDMLPNGRIALSGSNDFVAYVWDTQTGQVIYRFNHPSRVTMVAIDPYGRYAFTADSKKSANLWNLKTGKLISQLQYSNRQEVFSTVQFSKDGHLLVTGAPSRKVSIWRIKDGERITSWRVTPKEDNYPASAVVYSVAFSDNNHIITESSSGYAELWQAQ, from the coding sequence ATGAATATAGCCAAATTCTCAATACTATATATGCTGTTATTCGCGCTACTTTTAGCCGGATGCCAACCCGCTAGCGATGAGCCTATCCAACGATGGCAGCACGCAGCTAATGGTGCTTATGCGGCTAATATTTCAGATGACGCAAGCCTGAGTGCCGTCAGTTCAGTGCATCATGGCATTAGTTTATGGGACTTGAAAAACAACGCATTACTTTTTCAATGGTCACAACAACAAGACTCAGCCGACAACTTAGTGCTATCGTTAGATATTGCCCACGATAATAGTCATGTATTAACCGCAAGCCGACAAAATTTCTCGTTATGGAAGGTAAAATCAGGTAAGTCACATGGTTTCTGGCAAATAGATGGTTCCACCATTCGTGATGTTGCTTTATCAAATAATGGTAAAAATATCTTAATTGGAAAAAGCGATGGAACCGTGGTTCATTTTACGCCATCAACAGGTCGCCGCATTGAGTTTCTAGGCCACCAAGAGAAAGTAAATACGGTTGATATGTTACCAAACGGACGTATTGCTTTATCCGGTTCGAATGATTTTGTCGCTTATGTATGGGATACCCAAACTGGACAAGTTATTTACCGTTTTAATCATCCAAGCCGTGTCACTATGGTAGCCATTGACCCATATGGTCGTTACGCTTTTACCGCTGATAGTAAAAAATCAGCCAATCTATGGAACCTTAAAACAGGTAAGCTTATTAGCCAATTACAATATTCAAATAGACAAGAAGTATTTAGCACCGTGCAATTTTCAAAAGATGGTCATTTACTCGTTACTGGCGCTCCGTCACGCAAGGTAAGTATTTGGCGTATAAAAGACGGTGAACGCATAACAAGTTGGCGTGTAACACCAAAAGAAGATAATTATCCGGCTAGTGCCGTTGTGTACAGTGTCGCATTTAGCGATAATAACCATATTATCACCGAATCATCTTCAGGATATGCAGAATTATGGCAAGCCCAGTAG